One Thermoanaerobaculia bacterium genomic window, GGGGGGCGACTTCTACGACCTCATTCCGATGTCGGATCAGATCGTCGGGATCGCGATCGCCGACGCCTCGGGACACGGACTGCCCGCGGCCCTCCAGGTGCGCGACGTGTACACCGGGCTCCGCATGGGGGTCGCACGCGATTTCAAGATCGTCCGGACGGTGGAGCGGCTGAACCGGATCATCCACGAGTCCCGGCTGACCAGCAAGTTCGTGTCGCTCTTCTACGGCGAGCTCGAGGCGTCCGGGAATTTCATCTACGTCAACGCCGGCCACAACCCGCCCATCGTCGCGAGGGAACGCGAATCGATCCTCCTGCGCCAGACGGGGATGGTCCTCGGCCCGTCGCGCGACGCGGCGTACAGCCGCGGTTTCGTGACGCTGGACGTCGGCGACGTGCTCGTTCTCTACACGGACGGCATCGTCGAGGCGACCGACGCCCGCGACCAGGAGTTCGGCATCGACCGGCTGAAACGGGTCATCGCCCAGAACCGCGACCGGACCGCCGACGAGATCGTGAACGCGATCCTGCAGGGGGTGGCCGCCTTCACCCGCGGGGCGGTCCCGCAGGA contains:
- a CDS encoding PP2C family protein-serine/threonine phosphatase, which translates into the protein GGDFYDLIPMSDQIVGIAIADASGHGLPAALQVRDVYTGLRMGVARDFKIVRTVERLNRIIHESRLTSKFVSLFYGELEASGNFIYVNAGHNPPIVARERESILLRQTGMVLGPSRDAAYSRGFVTLDVGDVLVLYTDGIVEATDARDQEFGIDRLKRVIAQNRDRTADEIVNAILQGVAAFTRGAVPQDDRTLLVIRRGTVPASEKRLSAEVAIPAQG